A part of Cataglyphis hispanica isolate Lineage 1 chromosome 7, ULB_Chis1_1.0, whole genome shotgun sequence genomic DNA contains:
- the LOC126850807 gene encoding C-mannosyltransferase dpy-19 isoform X1: MATKSDRKRKAAEKPAHESTALYYWAVNLLGLGFGYLHRWHVSTIFENDRHFSHLSEMEREMSFRTEMGMYYSYYKTIAESKDFFDGMNKISHDNLSEYGNVIDASRKYNLLPEIVAGFLYHIAKSLGIILQERCWQIEREDMPSVTSCEGLGVPVHFYLEIVWLSTIFTAAILFYYAMYLSNSIYGGLLTILFFFFNHDECTRVQWTPPLRETFAYPMLLFQMYSVTMAIRKYAKHDSDKEPTSLRNKTRQGLFMDIFGSTICSLCTWQFSHFVFTTQIIAILILKWLRIVPYDFYKNFCTAHALAIAAASKITNGTLIICSFYTCIIIGSNVASFLMKLSRFQNIKRDIILEIAMTIIFTKWIKSYILYSQDDAHVFNILKSKLTGYRDFHTMLYTCAPEFDFLQYKTYEAIIMTLLLPTAILVGMLVLYYWYRNFKTSNYPLCIEADMAYNGLQTGAFIIMAIFIMRLKLFMTPHLCIIAGAVCSKRYLEKVGLKGELMRLAIFILLLGGMSYHGVDRFQDERGFIGEFNNIEQERLFNWIKNNTPKNAVFAGKMSLTANLMLSTGRPIVNNPYYESKEMRDRTMKVYEIFSRKDVISVYNSLRDMKVSYIVLEEQLCLGTANLPRGCQMIDLWDVVDNGTAKAANKMPLCPLLFKGNAHPFKRAYVNNNYVVLQLDYSHYIEIEVKPKKLIQTSMHI, from the exons ATGGCGACGAAAAGTGACAGGAAGCGTAAAGCGGCCGAGAAACCGGCGCACGAGAGCACCGCTTTATATTATTGGGCTGTAAATCTTTTGG GTCTTGGTTTCGGTTATTTGCATCGGTGGCATGTATCCACGATCTTTGAAAATGACCGACACTTCTCTCATCTTTCGGAGATGGAACGAGAAATGTCTTTCAGGACCGAGATG GGAATGTATTACTCCTATTACAAGACTATCGCTGAGTCGAAAGACTTTTTCGATGGGATGAATAAAATCAGTCATGACAATCTATCAGAGTATGGGAATGTTATTGATGCTAGCAGAAAGTATAATCTTCTACCCGAA atTGTAGCAGGTTTCCTTTATCATATTGCAAAAAGTCTTGGTATCATATTACAAGAGCGATGTTGGCAG atagaaagagaggacATGCCATCCGTAACTAGCTGCGAAGGACTGGGCGTACCTGTGCACTTCTATTTAGAGATAGTTTGGTTGTCCACAATTTTCACAGCGGCAATACTTTTTTACTATGCAATGTATTTGAGTAATTCCATTTATGGTGGACTCCTAACCATTTTGTTCTTCTTCTTTAATCACGATGAATGCACCCGCGTTCAATGGACACCACCGTTGCGAGAAACATTTGCGTATCCTATGTTACTCTTTCAAATGTACAGTGTTACAATGGCTATTAGAAAATACGCAAAACATGATTCGGACAAGGAGCCAACTTCATTAAGGAACAAGACTAGACAAGGATTATTCATg GATATATTTGGTTCAACAATTTGCAGCTTGTGCACCTGGCAGTTTTCGCATTTTGTTTTTACTAcgcaaattattgcaattcttatattaaagtgGCTGAGGATCGTCCCATacgatttttacaaaaactttTGTACGGCTCATGCCTTAGCCATTGCAGCAGCGAGTAAAATAACAAATGGCACTCTTATAATTTGCTCGTTCTACACGTGTATCATAATCGGCAGCAATGTGGCCAGTTTTCTAATGAAGTTATCCCGATTCCAAAACATAAAGCGAGATATTATTCTGGAGATCGCTATGACAATCATATTTACAAAGTGGATAAAgtcttacattttatattctcaagATGACGCTCATgtgttcaatatattaaaatctaaattaaccGGCTATAGAGACTTTCATACTATGCTTTACACATGCGCGCCAGAATTTGATTTCCTACAATACAAAACTTACGAAGCGATCATTATGACTTTATTGCTACCAACAGCGATACTCGTTGGAATGCTTGTGCTATATTATTGGTACAGGAATTTCAAGACGAGCAACTATCCGCTTTGCATAGAAGCTGATATGGCTTACAATGGTCTGCAAACAGGCGCTTTTATCATCATGgccatttttattatgagaCTGAAATTGTTCATGACTCCGCATCTTTGTATAATAGCCGGTGCGGTGTGTAGCAAACGATATCTGGAAAAAGTCGGTTTGAAGGGCGAGCTCATGCGACTTgccatttttattcttctcttgGGCGGTATGTCATATCACGGTGTTGACAGATTTCAAGACGAGCGCGGATTTATAG GCGAATTCAACAATATTGAACAAGAAAGGCTATTTAattggataaaaaataatacaccaAAAAATGCCGTATTCGCGGGAAAGATGTCATTGACGGCGAATCTGATGCTGTCTACCGGAAGACCGATCGTTAATAATCCTTACTACGAGAGCAAAGAGATGAG gGATAGAACTATGAAGGTTTACGAGATTTTCAGTCGGAAAGACGTCATTTctgtttataattctttaagaGACATGAAAGTCAGTTACATCGTATTAGAGGAACAACTGTGCCTTGGAACTGCAAACTT accACGAGGATGCCAAATGATCGATTTATGGGACGTGGTCGACAATGGAACGGCGAAAGCCGCGAACAAGATGCCTTTGTGTCCTCTTCTATTTAAAGGAAATGCGCATCCGTTCAAGAGAGCATACGTTAATAATAACTACGTCGTGTTGCAATTGGACTACTCGCATTACATAGAAATAGAAGTTAAAccaaagaaattaattcaaactTCCATGCATATATAG
- the LOC126850807 gene encoding C-mannosyltransferase dpy-19 isoform X2 yields the protein MYYSYYKTIAESKDFFDGMNKISHDNLSEYGNVIDASRKYNLLPEIVAGFLYHIAKSLGIILQERCWQIEREDMPSVTSCEGLGVPVHFYLEIVWLSTIFTAAILFYYAMYLSNSIYGGLLTILFFFFNHDECTRVQWTPPLRETFAYPMLLFQMYSVTMAIRKYAKHDSDKEPTSLRNKTRQGLFMDIFGSTICSLCTWQFSHFVFTTQIIAILILKWLRIVPYDFYKNFCTAHALAIAAASKITNGTLIICSFYTCIIIGSNVASFLMKLSRFQNIKRDIILEIAMTIIFTKWIKSYILYSQDDAHVFNILKSKLTGYRDFHTMLYTCAPEFDFLQYKTYEAIIMTLLLPTAILVGMLVLYYWYRNFKTSNYPLCIEADMAYNGLQTGAFIIMAIFIMRLKLFMTPHLCIIAGAVCSKRYLEKVGLKGELMRLAIFILLLGGMSYHGVDRFQDERGFIGEFNNIEQERLFNWIKNNTPKNAVFAGKMSLTANLMLSTGRPIVNNPYYESKEMRDRTMKVYEIFSRKDVISVYNSLRDMKVSYIVLEEQLCLGTANLPRGCQMIDLWDVVDNGTAKAANKMPLCPLLFKGNAHPFKRAYVNNNYVVLQLDYSHYIEIEVKPKKLIQTSMHI from the exons ATGTATTACTCCTATTACAAGACTATCGCTGAGTCGAAAGACTTTTTCGATGGGATGAATAAAATCAGTCATGACAATCTATCAGAGTATGGGAATGTTATTGATGCTAGCAGAAAGTATAATCTTCTACCCGAA atTGTAGCAGGTTTCCTTTATCATATTGCAAAAAGTCTTGGTATCATATTACAAGAGCGATGTTGGCAG atagaaagagaggacATGCCATCCGTAACTAGCTGCGAAGGACTGGGCGTACCTGTGCACTTCTATTTAGAGATAGTTTGGTTGTCCACAATTTTCACAGCGGCAATACTTTTTTACTATGCAATGTATTTGAGTAATTCCATTTATGGTGGACTCCTAACCATTTTGTTCTTCTTCTTTAATCACGATGAATGCACCCGCGTTCAATGGACACCACCGTTGCGAGAAACATTTGCGTATCCTATGTTACTCTTTCAAATGTACAGTGTTACAATGGCTATTAGAAAATACGCAAAACATGATTCGGACAAGGAGCCAACTTCATTAAGGAACAAGACTAGACAAGGATTATTCATg GATATATTTGGTTCAACAATTTGCAGCTTGTGCACCTGGCAGTTTTCGCATTTTGTTTTTACTAcgcaaattattgcaattcttatattaaagtgGCTGAGGATCGTCCCATacgatttttacaaaaactttTGTACGGCTCATGCCTTAGCCATTGCAGCAGCGAGTAAAATAACAAATGGCACTCTTATAATTTGCTCGTTCTACACGTGTATCATAATCGGCAGCAATGTGGCCAGTTTTCTAATGAAGTTATCCCGATTCCAAAACATAAAGCGAGATATTATTCTGGAGATCGCTATGACAATCATATTTACAAAGTGGATAAAgtcttacattttatattctcaagATGACGCTCATgtgttcaatatattaaaatctaaattaaccGGCTATAGAGACTTTCATACTATGCTTTACACATGCGCGCCAGAATTTGATTTCCTACAATACAAAACTTACGAAGCGATCATTATGACTTTATTGCTACCAACAGCGATACTCGTTGGAATGCTTGTGCTATATTATTGGTACAGGAATTTCAAGACGAGCAACTATCCGCTTTGCATAGAAGCTGATATGGCTTACAATGGTCTGCAAACAGGCGCTTTTATCATCATGgccatttttattatgagaCTGAAATTGTTCATGACTCCGCATCTTTGTATAATAGCCGGTGCGGTGTGTAGCAAACGATATCTGGAAAAAGTCGGTTTGAAGGGCGAGCTCATGCGACTTgccatttttattcttctcttgGGCGGTATGTCATATCACGGTGTTGACAGATTTCAAGACGAGCGCGGATTTATAG GCGAATTCAACAATATTGAACAAGAAAGGCTATTTAattggataaaaaataatacaccaAAAAATGCCGTATTCGCGGGAAAGATGTCATTGACGGCGAATCTGATGCTGTCTACCGGAAGACCGATCGTTAATAATCCTTACTACGAGAGCAAAGAGATGAG gGATAGAACTATGAAGGTTTACGAGATTTTCAGTCGGAAAGACGTCATTTctgtttataattctttaagaGACATGAAAGTCAGTTACATCGTATTAGAGGAACAACTGTGCCTTGGAACTGCAAACTT accACGAGGATGCCAAATGATCGATTTATGGGACGTGGTCGACAATGGAACGGCGAAAGCCGCGAACAAGATGCCTTTGTGTCCTCTTCTATTTAAAGGAAATGCGCATCCGTTCAAGAGAGCATACGTTAATAATAACTACGTCGTGTTGCAATTGGACTACTCGCATTACATAGAAATAGAAGTTAAAccaaagaaattaattcaaactTCCATGCATATATAG
- the LOC126850807 gene encoding probable C-mannosyltransferase DPY19L1 isoform X3, which produces MLAEREDMPSVTSCEGLGVPVHFYLEIVWLSTIFTAAILFYYAMYLSNSIYGGLLTILFFFFNHDECTRVQWTPPLRETFAYPMLLFQMYSVTMAIRKYAKHDSDKEPTSLRNKTRQGLFMDIFGSTICSLCTWQFSHFVFTTQIIAILILKWLRIVPYDFYKNFCTAHALAIAAASKITNGTLIICSFYTCIIIGSNVASFLMKLSRFQNIKRDIILEIAMTIIFTKWIKSYILYSQDDAHVFNILKSKLTGYRDFHTMLYTCAPEFDFLQYKTYEAIIMTLLLPTAILVGMLVLYYWYRNFKTSNYPLCIEADMAYNGLQTGAFIIMAIFIMRLKLFMTPHLCIIAGAVCSKRYLEKVGLKGELMRLAIFILLLGGMSYHGVDRFQDERGFIGEFNNIEQERLFNWIKNNTPKNAVFAGKMSLTANLMLSTGRPIVNNPYYESKEMRDRTMKVYEIFSRKDVISVYNSLRDMKVSYIVLEEQLCLGTANLPRGCQMIDLWDVVDNGTAKAANKMPLCPLLFKGNAHPFKRAYVNNNYVVLQLDYSHYIEIEVKPKKLIQTSMHI; this is translated from the exons ATGTTGGCAG aaagagaggacATGCCATCCGTAACTAGCTGCGAAGGACTGGGCGTACCTGTGCACTTCTATTTAGAGATAGTTTGGTTGTCCACAATTTTCACAGCGGCAATACTTTTTTACTATGCAATGTATTTGAGTAATTCCATTTATGGTGGACTCCTAACCATTTTGTTCTTCTTCTTTAATCACGATGAATGCACCCGCGTTCAATGGACACCACCGTTGCGAGAAACATTTGCGTATCCTATGTTACTCTTTCAAATGTACAGTGTTACAATGGCTATTAGAAAATACGCAAAACATGATTCGGACAAGGAGCCAACTTCATTAAGGAACAAGACTAGACAAGGATTATTCATg GATATATTTGGTTCAACAATTTGCAGCTTGTGCACCTGGCAGTTTTCGCATTTTGTTTTTACTAcgcaaattattgcaattcttatattaaagtgGCTGAGGATCGTCCCATacgatttttacaaaaactttTGTACGGCTCATGCCTTAGCCATTGCAGCAGCGAGTAAAATAACAAATGGCACTCTTATAATTTGCTCGTTCTACACGTGTATCATAATCGGCAGCAATGTGGCCAGTTTTCTAATGAAGTTATCCCGATTCCAAAACATAAAGCGAGATATTATTCTGGAGATCGCTATGACAATCATATTTACAAAGTGGATAAAgtcttacattttatattctcaagATGACGCTCATgtgttcaatatattaaaatctaaattaaccGGCTATAGAGACTTTCATACTATGCTTTACACATGCGCGCCAGAATTTGATTTCCTACAATACAAAACTTACGAAGCGATCATTATGACTTTATTGCTACCAACAGCGATACTCGTTGGAATGCTTGTGCTATATTATTGGTACAGGAATTTCAAGACGAGCAACTATCCGCTTTGCATAGAAGCTGATATGGCTTACAATGGTCTGCAAACAGGCGCTTTTATCATCATGgccatttttattatgagaCTGAAATTGTTCATGACTCCGCATCTTTGTATAATAGCCGGTGCGGTGTGTAGCAAACGATATCTGGAAAAAGTCGGTTTGAAGGGCGAGCTCATGCGACTTgccatttttattcttctcttgGGCGGTATGTCATATCACGGTGTTGACAGATTTCAAGACGAGCGCGGATTTATAG GCGAATTCAACAATATTGAACAAGAAAGGCTATTTAattggataaaaaataatacaccaAAAAATGCCGTATTCGCGGGAAAGATGTCATTGACGGCGAATCTGATGCTGTCTACCGGAAGACCGATCGTTAATAATCCTTACTACGAGAGCAAAGAGATGAG gGATAGAACTATGAAGGTTTACGAGATTTTCAGTCGGAAAGACGTCATTTctgtttataattctttaagaGACATGAAAGTCAGTTACATCGTATTAGAGGAACAACTGTGCCTTGGAACTGCAAACTT accACGAGGATGCCAAATGATCGATTTATGGGACGTGGTCGACAATGGAACGGCGAAAGCCGCGAACAAGATGCCTTTGTGTCCTCTTCTATTTAAAGGAAATGCGCATCCGTTCAAGAGAGCATACGTTAATAATAACTACGTCGTGTTGCAATTGGACTACTCGCATTACATAGAAATAGAAGTTAAAccaaagaaattaattcaaactTCCATGCATATATAG